ATGGTTATGTGGGATCCTATTGTGATCCAGTGCCCATAAAAAGCGGGAGTTCAGGATAAACCCCTTCTCTTCTGCATCTGTGATGCATCGGACTGGATTTATGATCTTCGCAGAAAAGAAAAAAAAAAAAGATTAGATATATGGGTTCCGAAGTGCCTTTCCGACACCGTACTCGGTTGCACGGCTCTCAAGGTACTTCTGGTTCTTTGTGATCTTATCAGTTGCGAGCTTCGTGACAAGGTCGATTCCGGGTTTGACGGAATCCATTGGTTTTGTCTCGAATGCACCAGCTGCGATCGCCTTTGCCCAGATATCGTCACCCTTTGCCGACCTGACGAAGACAGACGACCAGCCGTCGGGGGTACCGACTGAACCGGTTGAGATGTCAGCTAAGTTTGCGACATAGTCAAGACAGACGTGGCAGCCAGGCTGCTCGTACTTGTGGGTGACCTTCAGCGGGAGATCGACGGTTGCGCCGCGCTCGGTGTAGATCCAGAACTTGCCCTTTCCAATGTCAAGTTTGGAGACATTGTCGAGCTTTGTTGCACCATGGTCTTCGACGAGCTGGATGATTCCCTGGTAGGGGAAGTTCTCCATGCAGAAGATACCAACAGCGAGTGCAATCTTGTCTGCGACATCCCGAAGGCCGACCGGGTAGAGCTGGCCTTTCCTGAGTGCCTGCATCTGGCAGGGGGTGCCGACGAG
The Methanocalculus natronophilus genome window above contains:
- the frhB gene encoding coenzyme F420 hydrogenase subunit beta → MVLGNYKQVIAARSTDPEILRKAQDGGIVTQLFAYALDEGIIDGAIVAGPSDEPFKPEPMVATTREELLASRGTRYSISPNMALIKEVTRSYGLDKVGLVGTPCQMQALRKGQLYPVGLRDVADKIALAVGIFCMENFPYQGIIQLVEDHGATKLDNVSKLDIGKGKFWIYTERGATVDLPLKVTHKYEQPGCHVCLDYVANLADISTGSVGTPDGWSSVFVRSAKGDDIWAKAIAAGAFETKPMDSVKPGIDLVTKLATDKITKNQKYLESRATEYGVGKALRNPYI